Sequence from the Microbacterium sp. 1.5R genome:
GATGCGCCATCTCGCAGGCATCCGCGTCGCTGCTCGCCGAGCTCGCCGAGGGGCTCACGGTCGACGAGCTCGAGATCCGCATCGCCGCGTTCCGCGAGGCGATGCGTTCGCGCGGCAAGATCGAACCGGATGAAGAGCTGCTCGGCGATGCGGCTGCTCTCGGGGGCGTCTCGCGATACGTGGCACGGGTGAAGTGCGCCATGCTCGCCTGGGTCGCTGCGGAGGATGCACTCCACAAGTCCTGAGCACCGAGGCGATGCGGTGCAGGATGGAACCATGCCTCTTGAACTGACTCCTCTCACCGCAGACGCCTTCGACGACTGGCGCGAGGCCACGAGAGCACGACTCGTGTCGCTGCGGCAGGAGTCCGGGATGCACGTCGGCGACGATGCCGTCTCGCACGTGGACGCCGTGCTCGACGAGCTGCTCCCCGCAGGGCACGACACCGAGACCTCGCTCATCCTCACGATCGATGACGGCGACGCCCGGATCGGCACCGTCTGGCTCGCCGCGAACAACGGCGTGCTGTTC
This genomic interval carries:
- the sufU gene encoding Fe-S cluster assembly sulfur transfer protein SufU — its product is MSDLQNLYQELILDHSRTPHGFGLRGEIAAQSHQVNPTCGDEVTLQVHRGADGGIEAIAWEGHGCAISQASASLLAELAEGLTVDELEIRIAAFREAMRSRGKIEPDEELLGDAAALGGVSRYVARVKCAMLAWVAAEDALHKS